In one Pseudarthrobacter sp. NBSH8 genomic region, the following are encoded:
- a CDS encoding chitobiase/beta-hexosaminidase C-terminal domain-containing protein, with the protein MPRRPTPISPALGADLYEYHYLFTWSAGRSSIQLMKEYRSRSGVGWGLRRHRITAFIASVGIAVAVLTGVFFSAPATADQTRHTLAVGLTTAAGSVQDPAGRIWISDATAGFCRVLETSDSTVGRIEHPLTATDPAAKTCLGGTLPYRGKGPALAASPALLDPTPTSPGSGDELVFIPDAAAGSAELIRAKWNPATGKFEYLDQLTVLDGDLRPNAASAGPDNNIYLSFARARAIVKITRPAANQPSIEQIASVNSAASGLSATTFNSQGRVTVFVAEAAGLTTFTAPSDGSLTDYVPLAAYNVGKPTRVYFDRATNMLYTGTSGGTSAANAGMDSVARINLQTGVVESQWALGFSMVSGLGMKAGKLLVMDDAGQLDANKPAGQGKLYLLSNTAAQILTGPTAADGTQAANPGITNDPTPTFTVGTVPAGSQIECSLTGAGQTEVWQDCTSGSYTPSSPRADGSYSFAVRPIPGIAATRTFQIDTVPPAVPAITAPTAGEIVTGNPVLAASSESGSSLRCSVDSTADNSFIACASGQPFALTKEGPVTLRVKAVDLAGNVSAAASVNVTVDRTPPLITITEPAEGATVSDSMSIQFSSTSADSSGFRCSLDGDALSACTSPKAYSGLGNGQHHVDIEVSDVAGNKSLATRNFTVQVADTVPPVVTASPQSGTYGPGTTITLSANEPASVYYTTDGSTPTASSTRYVEPILLGASMTVRYLGVDSASNASDVGQQAYVLDATLPGVVASPAAGTYPVGQQITLTANEPSTIYYTTNGSTPTSGSTKYTGPITLSASMTLKYLAIDVSNNASPVGTQAYTVIPPVSGLWKDFNSDSKADVIARDSGGTLWIYPGTGKGGFLARKNTGPGWNDMSAIMPTPDFSGDGRSDVLARDSSGALWLYAGTGTGGWQPRVKNGEAWNGMSAIFSPGDFDGNGKTDILARDEAGALWLYPGNGSGGFLERVQVGSGWNVMSFIFSPGDFNGDGKSDVLARDSGGSLWLYPGNGSGGWLAPQQVGSGWNAMSTMLGPGDFNSDGKPDVLARDAAGRLWLYPGNGKAGWLPQKQIGTGWNGYLIP; encoded by the coding sequence TTGCCGCGGCGGCCAACACCTATATCCCCGGCGCTGGGTGCCGATTTATATGAGTACCACTACTTATTCACTTGGTCCGCTGGTCGGTCTAGCATTCAGCTCATGAAGGAATACCGCTCCCGGAGCGGCGTTGGATGGGGACTTCGACGACATCGGATTACGGCATTTATTGCTTCGGTTGGCATCGCAGTGGCGGTACTCACCGGCGTGTTTTTTTCTGCGCCAGCGACCGCAGACCAGACCCGCCACACCCTGGCCGTTGGTCTGACGACGGCCGCGGGATCGGTTCAGGATCCAGCCGGCAGAATTTGGATTTCTGATGCCACGGCAGGATTTTGTCGCGTTCTTGAAACCTCCGACAGCACGGTCGGCAGGATCGAGCACCCACTGACAGCAACGGATCCGGCAGCAAAGACCTGTCTCGGAGGCACTTTGCCTTACCGTGGAAAAGGACCCGCGCTGGCAGCGAGTCCCGCTTTGCTCGACCCAACCCCCACTTCCCCGGGCAGCGGGGATGAACTCGTGTTCATTCCGGACGCAGCTGCAGGAAGCGCTGAACTGATTCGCGCGAAGTGGAATCCAGCCACGGGTAAGTTCGAATACCTCGATCAGCTCACGGTCCTGGATGGCGATCTCAGACCCAACGCTGCGAGCGCGGGTCCAGACAACAACATCTACCTGTCTTTTGCGCGGGCACGGGCGATCGTTAAGATCACGAGACCAGCAGCGAACCAACCAAGTATCGAACAGATAGCTTCGGTCAATTCGGCCGCATCGGGTCTTTCCGCTACTACGTTCAATAGCCAGGGACGAGTCACGGTCTTCGTGGCCGAGGCCGCCGGGCTGACAACTTTTACAGCTCCATCCGACGGAAGCCTGACTGACTACGTTCCCCTTGCCGCCTACAACGTCGGGAAGCCAACACGAGTCTATTTCGATAGGGCTACCAACATGCTTTATACCGGAACCTCCGGAGGCACATCGGCGGCCAACGCAGGCATGGACTCAGTTGCCCGTATCAATCTGCAGACCGGTGTCGTTGAATCGCAGTGGGCCCTTGGATTCAGCATGGTCAGCGGCCTCGGCATGAAGGCCGGAAAACTCCTGGTCATGGACGACGCCGGCCAGTTGGACGCGAATAAACCCGCGGGACAGGGCAAGCTCTACCTCTTGTCGAACACAGCGGCGCAGATCCTGACAGGCCCCACGGCGGCAGATGGGACGCAGGCCGCAAACCCCGGGATCACCAACGATCCAACACCAACGTTTACGGTAGGAACGGTTCCGGCAGGCAGCCAGATTGAATGCAGCTTAACGGGGGCAGGACAGACTGAGGTTTGGCAGGATTGCACCTCCGGGAGCTACACCCCTTCGTCGCCCCGGGCAGATGGCTCGTATTCCTTTGCGGTTCGCCCCATCCCCGGCATCGCAGCGACCCGTACGTTCCAGATCGATACCGTTCCTCCCGCAGTGCCAGCCATCACCGCCCCGACCGCCGGCGAGATCGTTACCGGCAATCCCGTGCTCGCAGCCTCATCCGAGTCCGGAAGTTCACTGCGCTGCTCCGTTGATTCAACGGCGGACAACAGCTTCATCGCCTGTGCCTCCGGCCAGCCCTTTGCTTTGACGAAGGAGGGGCCCGTGACCCTCCGAGTCAAAGCTGTTGACCTCGCCGGGAACGTGAGCGCCGCAGCTTCAGTCAATGTCACCGTCGACCGCACCCCTCCCCTGATCACGATCACGGAACCTGCGGAAGGTGCGACCGTGTCGGATTCGATGTCCATACAGTTTTCGTCGACGTCAGCTGACAGCTCAGGGTTCAGGTGCAGCCTTGATGGCGACGCTTTGTCAGCTTGCACTTCTCCGAAGGCGTATAGCGGCCTTGGGAACGGCCAGCATCACGTTGATATTGAGGTTTCGGACGTCGCCGGGAACAAGAGCCTCGCCACCCGTAACTTCACTGTCCAGGTCGCTGACACTGTTCCGCCCGTCGTCACGGCGTCACCTCAGTCCGGAACGTACGGACCGGGAACGACCATAACGTTGTCGGCGAACGAGCCTGCGTCGGTCTATTACACAACTGACGGTTCAACCCCCACCGCCTCCAGCACCCGGTACGTCGAGCCCATCCTGCTCGGCGCCTCGATGACTGTTAGATATCTGGGAGTCGACTCGGCATCGAATGCCTCGGACGTGGGGCAGCAGGCCTACGTCCTTGATGCCACACTTCCCGGGGTGGTCGCCTCGCCAGCCGCCGGCACATACCCGGTCGGGCAGCAGATCACGCTGACGGCCAATGAGCCCTCGACGATCTATTACACGACCAATGGTTCGACGCCCACGTCCGGAAGCACGAAGTACACAGGGCCCATCACGCTGTCTGCGTCGATGACACTGAAATATCTTGCGATTGACGTTTCCAACAATGCGTCGCCGGTGGGAACGCAGGCATATACGGTTATTCCTCCCGTTTCCGGACTCTGGAAGGACTTCAACAGCGACTCCAAGGCGGATGTCATAGCCCGGGACAGTGGGGGTACGCTCTGGATTTACCCCGGCACCGGGAAAGGCGGTTTCCTGGCCCGCAAAAACACCGGTCCTGGCTGGAATGACATGTCGGCAATAATGCCGACTCCGGACTTCAGCGGGGACGGCCGCAGTGACGTGCTTGCCCGGGATAGCAGCGGAGCCTTGTGGCTCTACGCAGGCACTGGCACGGGTGGCTGGCAGCCCAGAGTCAAGAATGGTGAAGCGTGGAACGGAATGTCCGCAATTTTCTCGCCCGGCGACTTTGATGGCAACGGCAAAACGGACATCCTGGCGCGGGACGAGGCTGGCGCCCTCTGGCTGTACCCGGGCAACGGTTCTGGCGGGTTCCTGGAGCGCGTTCAGGTGGGTAGCGGCTGGAACGTCATGAGCTTCATCTTTAGCCCGGGCGACTTCAATGGTGACGGCAAGAGTGATGTATTGGCTCGGGATTCCGGAGGAAGCCTCTGGCTTTATCCGGGCAACGGCAGTGGTGGCTGGCTCGCCCCGCAACAGGTGGGTAGTGGCTGGAACGCCATGAGCACCATGCTGGGCCCAGGTGACTTCAACAGCGATGGAAAGCCGGACGTCTTGGCACGCGATGCGGCCGGGCGCCTCTGGCTCTACCCCGGCAACGGCAAGGCCGGTTGGCTGCCCCAGAAGCAAATCGGTACAGGGTGGAATGGGTATCTGATCCCCTAG
- a CDS encoding GH25 family lysozyme, translating to MDWQQQWNMGARFAYVKATEGSYFTNDYFNSQYQGSRNVGMIRGAYHFAIPNGSSGSDQARFFVQNGGGWPADGYTMPPVLDFEFNPYEGRTINGFYFGNTCYNMSPTQLASWVRDFGNTMLSLTGRLPMIYTNTNWWKQCLGDPAGFGDYPLWVAAYPLTSTNNAGAVPSSWSTYSIWQYSSTGPFAGDSNVWNGSLAQLKEFAAIGDSGHSGPSIKSDADILAADAAGNLLNYASNGAGGLRAPRTIGSGWTSLRSATTTDWDGDGVRDIFSQWDNGDLLVYKGLSSGGFSTPTRIGQGFQENLITVGAWRTTDSRPGVMARKPSGELVYYARSGDGLQAGVVSGTGWGNINVTMLDFDGDGNQDILAQTGAGELKLYRSNGGGAFIAETRTVVGTGWKAITAVSLSGGFTGSGTRGLVVRRDGGALQYFPFGQGAWGQAATIGTGWNPLLILGSVDQTGPQPWATPADTMGITGEGKLLLYPAEAGGLLSGRTVGTGWTNVQAVFNTDWDMDGRLDLLTQWKDGAVTLYKGLAGGGYSVPVGLATGFQDKTVTIGPWNSKDKRPFIVAKSANGDLLLYARGTADALKAAVPIGWGWSGLDITMFDFDGDGNQDLLARRSDGQLLLYRTDGASNFLNENRRPVGSGWGPVDAATSTLGFQGAGTTGLTVRFKDGTLAYYPVVGGAWRAPVTIGSGWTPLSIAGSARWP from the coding sequence GTGGACTGGCAACAGCAGTGGAATATGGGCGCCAGGTTCGCCTATGTCAAGGCAACAGAAGGAAGTTACTTCACCAACGACTACTTCAACTCCCAGTACCAAGGATCTCGCAACGTCGGGATGATCCGCGGCGCTTACCACTTCGCAATCCCGAACGGCTCCTCCGGATCCGACCAGGCGCGCTTCTTCGTGCAGAACGGCGGCGGCTGGCCCGCGGACGGTTACACAATGCCGCCTGTGCTCGACTTTGAGTTCAACCCCTATGAGGGCCGAACCATCAACGGGTTCTATTTCGGCAACACTTGTTACAACATGTCACCAACGCAGCTGGCGTCCTGGGTCCGCGACTTCGGCAACACGATGCTGTCACTGACGGGTCGTCTGCCAATGATCTACACGAACACAAACTGGTGGAAGCAGTGCCTTGGGGATCCTGCCGGCTTTGGTGACTACCCGTTATGGGTTGCAGCCTACCCACTGACGTCAACTAACAACGCTGGCGCCGTTCCCTCAAGCTGGAGCACTTACAGCATCTGGCAGTACAGCAGCACCGGGCCGTTCGCAGGCGATTCGAACGTATGGAACGGCAGTCTGGCGCAACTGAAAGAATTCGCTGCCATAGGTGACTCCGGGCATAGCGGACCCTCTATAAAGTCCGATGCCGACATTCTCGCCGCTGACGCAGCGGGCAACCTGTTGAACTATGCCTCGAACGGCGCGGGCGGCCTCCGCGCGCCACGAACCATCGGCTCGGGCTGGACGAGCCTGCGATCTGCCACTACCACCGACTGGGACGGTGACGGCGTCCGCGACATCTTTTCACAATGGGATAACGGGGACCTTCTTGTCTACAAGGGGCTGTCCTCTGGAGGGTTTTCGACACCAACCCGGATTGGCCAGGGCTTTCAAGAAAACCTCATCACTGTCGGTGCCTGGCGGACGACCGATTCGCGTCCTGGTGTAATGGCACGGAAACCCTCGGGCGAACTTGTCTACTACGCAAGGTCGGGTGACGGGCTGCAAGCCGGGGTCGTTTCCGGGACTGGTTGGGGAAATATCAACGTCACGATGCTCGACTTCGACGGCGATGGCAATCAAGACATCCTGGCCCAAACCGGAGCCGGTGAATTGAAGCTCTACCGTTCAAACGGCGGCGGGGCGTTCATTGCCGAGACACGGACTGTGGTCGGAACGGGATGGAAGGCCATCACCGCGGTTTCGCTGAGTGGCGGCTTCACCGGAAGCGGAACACGAGGCCTCGTGGTACGCCGTGACGGCGGAGCCTTACAGTATTTTCCGTTCGGACAGGGAGCTTGGGGACAGGCTGCGACAATCGGCACAGGTTGGAATCCGCTGCTTATCCTTGGCTCCGTTGACCAGACTGGACCTCAGCCGTGGGCCACACCGGCAGACACAATGGGCATTACAGGTGAGGGAAAGCTGCTGCTGTATCCTGCGGAAGCCGGCGGCCTCCTGTCAGGGCGGACGGTCGGCACAGGGTGGACAAACGTCCAAGCCGTCTTCAACACGGATTGGGACATGGACGGGAGGCTGGATCTGTTGACCCAATGGAAAGATGGTGCCGTGACCCTTTATAAGGGCCTCGCGGGAGGGGGGTACTCGGTTCCTGTCGGACTGGCCACCGGATTCCAGGACAAGACCGTGACGATTGGCCCCTGGAATAGCAAGGATAAGAGGCCCTTCATAGTGGCGAAGTCCGCGAACGGCGACCTCTTGCTCTACGCCCGCGGGACTGCGGATGCGCTGAAAGCTGCTGTTCCCATTGGTTGGGGATGGAGCGGACTCGACATCACCATGTTCGACTTTGACGGAGACGGCAACCAGGACCTGCTCGCCCGGCGCTCCGATGGTCAACTGCTTCTTTACCGAACGGATGGAGCGTCCAATTTCCTGAACGAGAACCGGAGGCCAGTGGGCAGCGGTTGGGGCCCGGTGGACGCCGCGACCTCCACTTTGGGGTTCCAGGGGGCCGGCACGACTGGTCTTACCGTTAGGTTCAAGGACGGCACCCTTGCCTATTATCCTGTTGTGGGCGGGGCGTGGCGGGCGCCTGTGACGATCGGTTCCGGTTGGACGCCGCTGTCGATTGCCGGATCTGCGCGCTGGCCATAG
- a CDS encoding DUF2142 domain-containing protein, with amino-acid sequence MRSLRALSAQDTKQQEASSVISARITGFRAAQGRSWFLPSFLVLLFLSWSWAFASPIAAIPDEPAHVTKAAAVARGQLGGTQVGTDGPLLAVDVPRYIRYVDAMTCFARHLDKTPTCAPHLDGDPDDTVKALTTAGLYNPIYYAIVGWPSLAASGFPAVYVMRFVSALLSSFFLAAAFGAVSQLRRNKWALITLSGAITPMILFLNGSVNPNSLEYATTAAISANLLLLLRKSSLERLPILPIAITTAAAALLANTKALSLLWLLIIVLAVMLTATGVQLKRLVKTPAVLAGAGVIALACAFAVRWIVRHDSLSSKPFEGAGLEPADGVEIMLDKTFSHMLGWIGQFGWLELDAPVGVLAFWMAIIFVATFSVLLFTRGRSRLAALLLAVSLIVLPIALQAQVISEQGIIWQGRYILALFVPFMLMAGFALDRSLTGRIPTQGRRALGAVVNIAVVAQIVTFVWVLRRYTTGLSLDVRWGDMLGAPEWQPPLGIVGVVIIFSATLVIAAVLLKRHINSPDGLPAAGNTTEPVSAESVCGHPADRMTDHA; translated from the coding sequence GTGCGTTCACTCAGGGCCCTTTCGGCTCAAGACACAAAGCAACAGGAGGCTTCTTCAGTGATCTCTGCCCGGATAACCGGTTTCCGTGCGGCCCAAGGCAGATCCTGGTTTTTGCCATCTTTCCTGGTGTTGCTGTTCCTGAGCTGGTCGTGGGCCTTCGCCTCGCCAATTGCTGCTATCCCCGACGAGCCGGCCCATGTCACAAAAGCCGCCGCCGTCGCCCGCGGTCAACTTGGTGGTACACAAGTCGGTACCGATGGGCCGCTGCTCGCTGTCGATGTCCCTCGTTACATCCGATACGTGGATGCTATGACCTGTTTCGCGAGGCATTTGGACAAAACGCCAACGTGCGCCCCCCACCTCGACGGAGACCCTGACGATACGGTCAAAGCACTAACCACTGCGGGACTTTACAACCCGATTTACTACGCAATCGTTGGTTGGCCGTCGCTTGCCGCATCGGGGTTCCCCGCAGTGTACGTAATGCGTTTCGTCAGCGCCTTGTTGAGCAGCTTCTTTCTCGCCGCGGCATTCGGCGCGGTAAGCCAGTTGCGTCGCAACAAGTGGGCACTCATCACTCTGTCGGGCGCTATTACGCCAATGATCCTTTTTCTCAATGGATCAGTTAACCCGAACAGTCTCGAGTACGCGACAACGGCAGCGATATCAGCCAATCTGCTCTTGCTTCTTCGGAAGTCCTCATTGGAGCGCCTGCCAATTCTTCCAATAGCAATAACCACAGCCGCCGCTGCGCTGCTTGCCAATACCAAGGCTCTTTCCTTACTTTGGCTGCTAATAATCGTTCTGGCTGTCATGCTCACGGCGACAGGCGTCCAACTGAAACGCTTAGTCAAGACCCCCGCAGTCCTCGCTGGTGCCGGCGTCATTGCTCTTGCGTGCGCGTTCGCTGTCAGGTGGATCGTCCGGCACGACAGCCTGAGCAGCAAACCATTTGAGGGCGCCGGCCTGGAGCCCGCCGATGGCGTGGAAATCATGCTCGATAAAACATTCAGCCACATGCTCGGGTGGATAGGTCAATTCGGCTGGTTGGAACTCGATGCCCCTGTAGGCGTACTTGCCTTTTGGATGGCGATCATTTTCGTGGCCACCTTCTCTGTCCTGCTATTTACCCGGGGACGATCCCGCCTCGCCGCCCTGCTCTTGGCAGTCAGCCTTATCGTCCTTCCCATAGCACTTCAAGCCCAAGTCATTTCCGAGCAGGGAATCATCTGGCAGGGGCGCTACATCCTCGCCCTATTCGTTCCGTTTATGCTTATGGCCGGCTTCGCCCTTGACAGGTCGCTTACTGGGCGCATCCCGACGCAGGGGCGGAGGGCCCTCGGCGCCGTTGTCAATATCGCGGTAGTTGCACAAATCGTCACCTTTGTATGGGTGCTCCGGCGATACACGACCGGCCTTTCACTGGACGTTCGGTGGGGTGACATGCTTGGGGCCCCAGAATGGCAGCCGCCGCTTGGCATTGTTGGTGTCGTAATCATCTTCTCGGCGACTTTGGTAATAGCCGCTGTGCTTCTCAAACGACATATTAATAGCCCTGACGGTTTGCCCGCTGCCGGTAACACCACCGAACCTGTATCAGCAGAAAGCGTCTGCGGGCATCCTGCGGACAGGATGACGGATCATGCATAA
- a CDS encoding GtrA family protein, whose translation MHNHQRDQNVDERKPIQSLRRAINHSAFRYLFFGGLSFSVDLGLLVLFREVFQWNLSVATAIAFLLSFAFSYTVQKLFSFESAHRTHVSLGRYTLLVGANTIATVFIVQLLSLTGLGYGGAKVVSTAATTVWNYFLYKHWVFGGKQPTRDHVEEENRKDPIHNV comes from the coding sequence ATGCATAATCACCAACGGGATCAGAACGTTGACGAGCGCAAGCCGATCCAGTCTCTACGGCGAGCCATAAATCATAGCGCCTTCCGATACCTGTTTTTTGGGGGCCTGTCGTTCTCAGTCGACCTGGGTCTTCTCGTTCTATTCCGGGAGGTTTTCCAATGGAACCTCTCTGTGGCCACTGCCATCGCGTTCCTGCTCAGCTTCGCCTTCAGCTACACAGTCCAGAAGCTCTTTTCCTTCGAATCCGCCCACAGAACACACGTTAGTCTCGGCCGATACACCCTCTTGGTTGGCGCAAACACAATAGCAACCGTCTTCATCGTGCAGCTTTTATCCCTCACCGGCCTGGGTTATGGCGGAGCAAAAGTGGTTTCCACGGCCGCGACCACTGTATGGAACTATTTCCTCTACAAGCACTGGGTATTCGGAGGCAAGCAGCCGACGCGGGACCATGTCGAGGAAGAAAATCGAAAGGACCCCATCCACAATGTATAA
- a CDS encoding glycosyltransferase family 2 protein, whose product MYNGARIAAVVPAYKEERMIGQVIETMPDYVDHIVIVDDCSPDNTSAAVRAMSDSRVELIRHDVNQGVGGAIITGHRKAMELGADVNVVMAGDAQMDPAYLPDLLEKVVDDGYGFAKANRFFSAGSFSGMPKYRIFGNILLSFMTKLASGYWHLFDPQNGYTAVRTEILQRLPLDTISKRYSFENDMLLNLNILQVPAIDVPIPAVYGDEVSSIRLSKVVPELLHMLGTGFWKRIWYRYVLWSFSPVALMLFLGMALFGVGSVISIWVCFQILSSTVATAATVMLAALPLMLGTQLLISALQLDIQASPSAPSLPHIRNHGRTKR is encoded by the coding sequence ATGTATAACGGCGCCCGAATCGCTGCAGTCGTTCCCGCCTATAAAGAGGAGAGAATGATCGGGCAAGTCATTGAAACCATGCCCGACTACGTGGACCACATTGTTATCGTTGATGACTGCAGCCCGGACAATACTTCTGCGGCAGTCCGTGCAATGTCAGACTCCAGGGTGGAGCTCATTCGTCATGACGTCAACCAGGGTGTTGGAGGTGCCATTATCACGGGGCACCGAAAAGCCATGGAGCTCGGCGCCGATGTGAATGTCGTGATGGCCGGCGATGCCCAGATGGACCCTGCTTATCTTCCCGATCTCTTGGAAAAGGTCGTGGACGACGGCTACGGATTCGCCAAGGCGAACCGGTTCTTTTCCGCAGGCTCATTCTCGGGGATGCCCAAATACCGCATTTTTGGCAACATTCTCTTGTCCTTCATGACCAAACTTGCGTCGGGATACTGGCATCTCTTTGATCCTCAGAACGGTTATACCGCCGTCCGGACTGAAATTTTGCAGCGCCTGCCCCTGGACACGATCTCCAAGCGCTATAGCTTCGAGAACGATATGCTCCTGAACTTGAATATCCTCCAGGTTCCCGCCATAGACGTCCCCATCCCAGCGGTGTACGGCGACGAAGTTTCCAGCATCAGGCTCAGCAAAGTTGTTCCCGAACTGCTGCATATGCTTGGGACCGGATTCTGGAAGCGGATTTGGTACCGCTATGTGCTGTGGTCCTTCTCCCCTGTTGCCCTCATGCTCTTCCTCGGAATGGCCCTGTTTGGGGTGGGTTCCGTCATCAGCATCTGGGTTTGCTTCCAGATCCTGTCCAGTACTGTGGCAACCGCGGCCACCGTGATGCTAGCCGCATTGCCGTTGATGCTGGGAACCCAACTATTGATTAGTGCGCTGCAGCTTGACATACAGGCCAGTCCCTCGGCACCCAGTCTGCCGCACATTCGAAACCACGGCAGGACAAAGCGTTAA